The nucleotide window GAGGCGCACGCGCAACCGTTCAGGCAGTTGGGTCTTGGTGAAACCGACGATGATCTTGCCATCGTGCTCCTGGATGTCCGGGGCGATGGACGGATCCGACAGATCGATAACCACATTGCCTTCACCCTGGGTGCCGCGCTGGAAATCCACGCCCCGGATGGCTTTGCCCACGGGGGCATTGACCCTGGCGGGCGCTGGCGTCGCAGTGGCTGTGCGCGGCGCGCTGGTGATCGGTTTAGACGCCTTGCTACCGCCCCCCTGCCCGACGACCACGAACAGATTGTTGCCTTCGACGCGGGCGTTATACGGGGTTAACTGGGTCAGGCTGATGATCAGCCGTGTGCGGTTCTTGGCCTCCACCACCGTGGCGCTGCGGGCGTTGCCGCCGCCCAGGTCTCGATTCTTGTTCGCCAGCTGACTGGTGACCCCCGGCAGATCCAGCGCAATCCGCGCAGGCTGCTCTGTCGTATAACCCTGGGGCTGCGGCGGCGGCCCATCGAACGACAACTTCAACTCGACGCGATCACCGGGCAGCGCGGCGACATCCAGCGTTTTGAGGTTGGCCGCCTGTACCATCGGCGACAGAAACGCTATCCATAGCGAAATACCGAAGGTTGAGAAAATCCTGTTCATTATTCGAGTTCCACTATGAGTGCTCTTTCAAAGGGATGGTCCGCGGCCGCTCCAGCCAGGCGCCTTCGCCATCGGGAACGATTTCGACCACATCGACTTGCGAGCCGCTGATGGCGACAATCCGTCCATCGTTACGCCCCAGGTAATCGCCGACTTTCAGCCGATGCACACCGCCCGCCCCGCGCAACAGTGCAAAGGAGCCGGTCGCATTGGAGATCGTGCCGACCATTTCAAATTGCTCGATGTTGAAACCTTCGAGGTACTGCTTGACCCGATTGGGGTCGGGTTTGACGTTGCGCGAGCCGTGCTTCTGGCCAGCCAGATCGACCCTGACCTGCCGGGAGAACGGGCTACGCAGGTTGGCAGCGCTGTAGGTGAATGTCGGGTAAGACCGGAATGTCGGCGTTGGTTCAATCTTGCCGGGCGCGCGCAGGCGCACTTCGTTCAGGTAGGCGTCCAGATCGCTGAAATCATTGCCGCCACCACAACCGGCCAGGACGACCAGACACATCACCATCGACAGGCGACGAGCCGGGCTCATTTCTGCACTCCCTTGTCGTTGTAGCGGTAGGTCTTGGCAAGGATGCTCATGCGCAACTTCGGACCGCCTTCGGGATTGGCCGGCGCCAGGTCGAAGTCATGCAGGGTGACGATCCGCGGCAGGCCGGCCACGCCGCTGACGAAAGTGGCCAGGTCGTGATACGCGCCGGTGACGGTGATCTGGATAGGGAGCTCGATGTAAAACTGCTGGGCGACCTCCGGGAGCAGCTTGATCTCTTCGAACTCCAGGCCGCTCCCCAGGCCGGTGCGGGTGATGTCTTCCAGCAGCCCGGGCACTTCGGTGTCGCTGGGCAATTGGCGCAGCAGAACGCCGAAGGAGTTCTCCATTTCCTTCATCTGTTGGGTATACAGCTCCAGATTAGCCGCCATGTGGCCTTTGGTCGCGAACTGCTCCTTGAGCGTCGACTCTTCCTCGCGCTTGAGTTCGAGGTGGTTTTGCAGGTCGCTGATCAAGAAGCTGTAGCCCAGCGCCAGCACCAGAACCATGAGCAGGACACTCGCCAGGGCCTTGATCACCACTGGCCAGGACCCCATGTTGTTGGTGTCCAGATCGTTGATGTCAATCTTGCGCAGCCCTTCGAGCCATTCGGACAGCCTCATTTGGCACCCCCCTCAATGGCCGGCTGAGTCTGACGGACGGTCAACTGAAAAACATTGGTCTGATCCAGCTGACCGGCGGTGGTCGCTTTGACTTCCGTAAGGTTGGGTGCATCGAACCAGTCGGACGCATCAAGATTGCGCATCAAATCCGAAACACGATTGTTGGACTCCGCCGCACCGGTGATGGACAAGGTCTTGCCGACCATTTTCACCTCGGTGAAATACACGCCATCCGGCAAGGTACGCGCCAATTGATCGAAAATCCTCCCACTGATCGGCCGGTTGCCTTGCAGGTCCTGGATAATGCGCATGCGCTCGACGAGTTGCTGACGGCGAGCCTTCAGGTCGCTGATCTGTTTGATCCGCTCATCGACCACGGCAATCTGCCTGGCGATGTAATCGTTACGGGCAACTTGCCGATCAATGGCGCCGTTAATGACCTGATCCGTAATCAACAGCGCCCCCACTGACCCCACCAGCACACCGACCAACGCCAGCAAAAAGCGTTGGCGACGCCTTTCGCGCAACTCTTCGCGCCAGGGTAAAAGATTGATCCGCGCCATCAGTCAAAACTCCTGAGGGCCAGCCCACAGGCGATCATCAGCGCCGGGGCATCACTGGCCAGGGCACCGGCGTTGACCTTGCTGCCCAGGGTCATGTCGGAGAATGGATTGGCGACCTGGGTCGGCGTACCCAGGCGCTGCTCGATCAACCGATCCAGCCCGGAGACCGAGGCGGTGCCGCCGGCCAGAAGGATGTGATCGACCGAGTTGTATTGGCCGGAGGCAAAGAAAAACTGCAACGAACGCGACACCTGTTGCACCAACGCCTCACGAAACGGCTGCAAGACCTCGCTGACGTAATCGTCCGGCAAACCACCCTGCTTCTTCGCCAGCCCCGCCTGCTCGACCGTCAGGCCATAACGGCGCTGGATTTCTTCCGTCAGTTGACGGCCGCCGAACAATTGTTCACGGGTGTAGATGATTCGCCCATTGTGCAGCACGTTCAGGGTGGTCATGGTCGCGCCGATATCGACCACCGCCACGGTCAGACGCTCCTGAGAGGCGGCCAGCTGGGTTGCCAACAGGCTAAACGATCGCTCCAGGGCATAGGCTTCGACATCGACCACGCGCGCGGTCAACCCGGCCAGGGCCAAAGCCGCTTCACGAACCTCGACGTTTTCCTTGCGACAGGCGGCCAGTAGCACATTGACCCGCTCGGGGTTGCGCGCCGACACGCCCTGCACTTCGAAATCGATCGCCACTTCGTCCAGTGGATAAGGGATGTACTGATCGGCCTCGATCTTCAGCTGGTTTTCCATTTCGTCGTCGGAAAGACCGGCGTCCATCTCGATGATCTTGGTGATCACCGCCGAGCCGGCGACCGCCACGGCGACGTTCCTGAGGCTGGTTCTGGCCTTGACCAGCACGCGCGCAAGGGCCTGCCCCACACCTTCGAGCTCGGCGATGTTTTTCTCGACCACGGCACTGGCGGGCAGCGGCTCGACCGCATAGGCCTCGACCCGGTAGCGGTCGCCCTGGCGACTTAGCTCCAGAAGCTTCACCGACGTGGAGCTGATGTCGATCCCCAGAAGCGTATTGGCCTTTTTATTGAAGAGTCCTAGCACTACCAATTCCCTATGACTATCCGTGAGTTACGGACTCTGTAATATCCATTGCGTTCAATACCCCCCGTCTTGACAGAAGCGCAAATGACGCTCCCCACGGAAAAATGCTTATAATGCTGAGCGTTTTTTCCGCTTTCACTGCAAGCGCGGGTCATTCTCTGTACAGCCTGAACCCTGATGCCTAATTCATTCTTTGCCCTGGATATCCAAAAGCCTTGATTCGTCTGCTGAAATTTTTCGGTTGGTCCATCGTCGCCGTTTTCTGCGGACTGCTCCTGGGTCTGAGCGGCGCTTTTCTTTACCTTAGCCCCGGATTGCCATCCGTGGAGGCGCTGAGAAGTATTCAGTTGCAGATTCCTTTGCGGGTGTACAGCAGCGACAACAAATTGATCGCAGAATTTGGCGAAATGCGCCGCACTCCAATCCGTTTCGCCGACATTCCTCCCAATTTCATCAATGCGTTACTAAGTGCTGAAGACGACAACTTCGCCAACCACTATGGCGTCGATCCCAGCAGCTTGATGCGTGCCGCTACCCAGCTGGTAAAAAGCGGGCACATTCAGTCCGGTGGCAGCACCATCACCATGCAGGTGGCGAAGAATTTCTTCCTGACCAGCGAACGCAGCTTCTCGCGCAAGACCACCGAAATCCTCCTGGCCCTGCAGATCGAACGGCAGCTGACCAAGGACGAGATCCTCGAGCTGTACGTCAACAAGATCTATCTGGGCAACCGCGCCTACGGCATCGAGGCGGCGGCGCAGGTTTATTACGGCAAGTCGATTCGTGACGTCAGCCTGGCACAGATGGCGATGATTGCCGGCCTGCCGAAAGCGCCGTCGCGCTTCAATCCGCTGGCCAACCCGGCCCGTAGCAAGGAGCGTCGCGACTGGATCCTGGGGCGCATGTACAAGCTCGGCAAGATCACCGAAGCCGACTACACCGCTGCGATCAATGAACCACTGAAC belongs to Pseudomonas sp. B21-015 and includes:
- a CDS encoding pilus assembly protein PilP, coding for MSPARRLSMVMCLVVLAGCGGGNDFSDLDAYLNEVRLRAPGKIEPTPTFRSYPTFTYSAANLRSPFSRQVRVDLAGQKHGSRNVKPDPNRVKQYLEGFNIEQFEMVGTISNATGSFALLRGAGGVHRLKVGDYLGRNDGRIVAISGSQVDVVEIVPDGEGAWLERPRTIPLKEHS
- the pilO gene encoding type 4a pilus biogenesis protein PilO, translating into MRLSEWLEGLRKIDINDLDTNNMGSWPVVIKALASVLLMVLVLALGYSFLISDLQNHLELKREEESTLKEQFATKGHMAANLELYTQQMKEMENSFGVLLRQLPSDTEVPGLLEDITRTGLGSGLEFEEIKLLPEVAQQFYIELPIQITVTGAYHDLATFVSGVAGLPRIVTLHDFDLAPANPEGGPKLRMSILAKTYRYNDKGVQK
- a CDS encoding PilN domain-containing protein is translated as MARINLLPWREELRERRRQRFLLALVGVLVGSVGALLITDQVINGAIDRQVARNDYIARQIAVVDERIKQISDLKARRQQLVERMRIIQDLQGNRPISGRIFDQLARTLPDGVYFTEVKMVGKTLSITGAAESNNRVSDLMRNLDASDWFDAPNLTEVKATTAGQLDQTNVFQLTVRQTQPAIEGGAK
- a CDS encoding pilus assembly protein PilM; this encodes MLGLFNKKANTLLGIDISSTSVKLLELSRQGDRYRVEAYAVEPLPASAVVEKNIAELEGVGQALARVLVKARTSLRNVAVAVAGSAVITKIIEMDAGLSDDEMENQLKIEADQYIPYPLDEVAIDFEVQGVSARNPERVNVLLAACRKENVEVREAALALAGLTARVVDVEAYALERSFSLLATQLAASQERLTVAVVDIGATMTTLNVLHNGRIIYTREQLFGGRQLTEEIQRRYGLTVEQAGLAKKQGGLPDDYVSEVLQPFREALVQQVSRSLQFFFASGQYNSVDHILLAGGTASVSGLDRLIEQRLGTPTQVANPFSDMTLGSKVNAGALASDAPALMIACGLALRSFD